A stretch of the Perca flavescens isolate YP-PL-M2 chromosome 3, PFLA_1.0, whole genome shotgun sequence genome encodes the following:
- the sh3bgr gene encoding SH3 domain-binding glutamic acid-rich protein isoform X10, whose translation MVIKVFLASSSGSTAIKKKQQDVVGFLEALKVDYTQLDIACNEENRMWMRQNVPEEKKPANGIPLPPQIFNENGYCGDYETFFDAKEDNMVYAFLGLPPPPGSKEAEQADEEHVLENGTHAEETNAEENPDDSIEVPVDERNGDAHGDEEQAADEEEEGEGGEEEEEEVAEGETANDEATEGETAGDEAPAEEDQAVEETDEAQAEEEEEQEEETE comes from the exons ATGGTTATCAAAGTATTTCTCGCCTCTTCATCGGGATCCACTGCG ATCAAGAAGAAGCAGCAAGATGTGGTTGGCTTCCTGGAGGCTCTTAAAGTAGACTACACTCAGCTGGACATTGCCTGCAACGAGGAGAACCGCATGTGGATGAGGCAGAATGTCCCTGAGGAGAAGAAGCCTGCCAACGGGATCCCCTTGCCCCCTCagattttcaatgaaaatggcTACTGTGGG GACTATGAAACATTCTTCGATGCAAAGGAGGACAACATGGTGTATGCCTTCCTGGGGCTGCCCCCTCCTCCTGGGTCAAAG GAAGCAGAACAGGCTGACGAGGAGCATGTTCTGGAGAACGGGACTCATGCTGAGGAAACTAATGCAGAAGAGAACCCTGATGACTCAATA GAGGTTCCAGTGGATGAGCGTAATGGGGATGCACACGGAGATGAGGAGCAGGCAgctgatgaggaggaggaaggtgagggtggtgaggaggaggaggaggaggtagcAGAAGGAGAGACTGCAAATGATGAAGCCACGGAAGGAGAAACAGCAGGAGACGAGGCCCCCGCAGAGGAGGACCAGGCAGTGGAAGAAACAGACGAG GCCCaggcagaggaggaagaagaacag GAGGAAGAGACTGAGTAG
- the sh3bgr gene encoding SH3 domain-binding glutamic acid-rich protein isoform X7, with product MVIKVFLASSSGSTAIKKKQQDVVGFLEALKVDYTQLDIACNEENRMWMRQNVPEEKKPANGIPLPPQIFNENGYCGDYETFFDAKEDNMVYAFLGLPPPPGSKEAEQADEEHVLENGTHAEETNAEENPDDSIEVPVDERNGDAHGDEEQAADEEEEGEGGEEEEEEVAEGETANDEATEGETAGDEAPAEEDQAVEETDEVTEDTQAQAEEEEEQEEETE from the exons ATGGTTATCAAAGTATTTCTCGCCTCTTCATCGGGATCCACTGCG ATCAAGAAGAAGCAGCAAGATGTGGTTGGCTTCCTGGAGGCTCTTAAAGTAGACTACACTCAGCTGGACATTGCCTGCAACGAGGAGAACCGCATGTGGATGAGGCAGAATGTCCCTGAGGAGAAGAAGCCTGCCAACGGGATCCCCTTGCCCCCTCagattttcaatgaaaatggcTACTGTGGG GACTATGAAACATTCTTCGATGCAAAGGAGGACAACATGGTGTATGCCTTCCTGGGGCTGCCCCCTCCTCCTGGGTCAAAG GAAGCAGAACAGGCTGACGAGGAGCATGTTCTGGAGAACGGGACTCATGCTGAGGAAACTAATGCAGAAGAGAACCCTGATGACTCAATA GAGGTTCCAGTGGATGAGCGTAATGGGGATGCACACGGAGATGAGGAGCAGGCAgctgatgaggaggaggaaggtgagggtggtgaggaggaggaggaggaggtagcAGAAGGAGAGACTGCAAATGATGAAGCCACGGAAGGAGAAACAGCAGGAGACGAGGCCCCCGCAGAGGAGGACCAGGCAGTGGAAGAAACAGACGAGGTCACAGAAGACACA CAGGCCCaggcagaggaggaagaagaacag GAGGAAGAGACTGAGTAG
- the sh3bgr gene encoding SH3 domain-binding glutamic acid-rich protein isoform X4: MVIKVFLASSSGSTAIKKKQQDVVGFLEALKVDYTQLDIACNEENRMWMRQNVPEEKKPANGIPLPPQIFNENGYCGDYETFFDAKEDNMVYAFLGLPPPPGSKEAEQADEEHVLENGTHAEETNAEENPDDSIEVPVDERNGDAHGDEEQAADEEEEGEGGEEEEEEVAEGETANDEATEGETAGDEAPAEEDQAVEETDEVTEDTQAQAEEEEEQEEEEAEVQEEEETE; encoded by the exons ATGGTTATCAAAGTATTTCTCGCCTCTTCATCGGGATCCACTGCG ATCAAGAAGAAGCAGCAAGATGTGGTTGGCTTCCTGGAGGCTCTTAAAGTAGACTACACTCAGCTGGACATTGCCTGCAACGAGGAGAACCGCATGTGGATGAGGCAGAATGTCCCTGAGGAGAAGAAGCCTGCCAACGGGATCCCCTTGCCCCCTCagattttcaatgaaaatggcTACTGTGGG GACTATGAAACATTCTTCGATGCAAAGGAGGACAACATGGTGTATGCCTTCCTGGGGCTGCCCCCTCCTCCTGGGTCAAAG GAAGCAGAACAGGCTGACGAGGAGCATGTTCTGGAGAACGGGACTCATGCTGAGGAAACTAATGCAGAAGAGAACCCTGATGACTCAATA GAGGTTCCAGTGGATGAGCGTAATGGGGATGCACACGGAGATGAGGAGCAGGCAgctgatgaggaggaggaaggtgagggtggtgaggaggaggaggaggaggtagcAGAAGGAGAGACTGCAAATGATGAAGCCACGGAAGGAGAAACAGCAGGAGACGAGGCCCCCGCAGAGGAGGACCAGGCAGTGGAAGAAACAGACGAGGTCACAGAAGACACA CAGGCCCaggcagaggaggaagaagaacag gaagaagaagaggctgAAGTACAAGAG GAGGAAGAGACTGAGTAG
- the sh3bgr gene encoding SH3 domain-binding glutamic acid-rich protein isoform X2 translates to MVIKVFLASSSGSTAIKKKQQDVVGFLEALKVDYTQLDIACNEENRMWMRQNVPEEKKPANGIPLPPQIFNENGYCGDYETFFDAKEDNMVYAFLGLPPPPGSKEAEQADEEHVLENGTHAEETNAEENPDDSIEVPVDERNGDAHGDEEQAADEEEEGEGGEEEEEEVAEGETANDEATEGETAGDEAPAEEDQAVEETDEVTEDTAQAEEEEEQEEEDLQSEEEEELRQLEEEEEAEVQEEEETE, encoded by the exons ATGGTTATCAAAGTATTTCTCGCCTCTTCATCGGGATCCACTGCG ATCAAGAAGAAGCAGCAAGATGTGGTTGGCTTCCTGGAGGCTCTTAAAGTAGACTACACTCAGCTGGACATTGCCTGCAACGAGGAGAACCGCATGTGGATGAGGCAGAATGTCCCTGAGGAGAAGAAGCCTGCCAACGGGATCCCCTTGCCCCCTCagattttcaatgaaaatggcTACTGTGGG GACTATGAAACATTCTTCGATGCAAAGGAGGACAACATGGTGTATGCCTTCCTGGGGCTGCCCCCTCCTCCTGGGTCAAAG GAAGCAGAACAGGCTGACGAGGAGCATGTTCTGGAGAACGGGACTCATGCTGAGGAAACTAATGCAGAAGAGAACCCTGATGACTCAATA GAGGTTCCAGTGGATGAGCGTAATGGGGATGCACACGGAGATGAGGAGCAGGCAgctgatgaggaggaggaaggtgagggtggtgaggaggaggaggaggaggtagcAGAAGGAGAGACTGCAAATGATGAAGCCACGGAAGGAGAAACAGCAGGAGACGAGGCCCCCGCAGAGGAGGACCAGGCAGTGGAAGAAACAGACGAGGTCACAGAAGACACA GCCCaggcagaggaggaagaagaacag GAGGAAGAGGATTTGCAGTCAGAG GAGGAAGAAGAGCTACGACAGCTTGAG gaagaagaagaggctgAAGTACAAGAG GAGGAAGAGACTGAGTAG
- the sh3bgr gene encoding SH3 domain-binding glutamic acid-rich protein isoform X1: MVIKVFLASSSGSTAIKKKQQDVVGFLEALKVDYTQLDIACNEENRMWMRQNVPEEKKPANGIPLPPQIFNENGYCGDYETFFDAKEDNMVYAFLGLPPPPGSKEAEQADEEHVLENGTHAEETNAEENPDDSIEVPVDERNGDAHGDEEQAADEEEEGEGGEEEEEEVAEGETANDEATEGETAGDEAPAEEDQAVEETDEVTEDTQAQAEEEEEQEEEDLQSEEEEELRQLEEEEEAEVQEEEETE; this comes from the exons ATGGTTATCAAAGTATTTCTCGCCTCTTCATCGGGATCCACTGCG ATCAAGAAGAAGCAGCAAGATGTGGTTGGCTTCCTGGAGGCTCTTAAAGTAGACTACACTCAGCTGGACATTGCCTGCAACGAGGAGAACCGCATGTGGATGAGGCAGAATGTCCCTGAGGAGAAGAAGCCTGCCAACGGGATCCCCTTGCCCCCTCagattttcaatgaaaatggcTACTGTGGG GACTATGAAACATTCTTCGATGCAAAGGAGGACAACATGGTGTATGCCTTCCTGGGGCTGCCCCCTCCTCCTGGGTCAAAG GAAGCAGAACAGGCTGACGAGGAGCATGTTCTGGAGAACGGGACTCATGCTGAGGAAACTAATGCAGAAGAGAACCCTGATGACTCAATA GAGGTTCCAGTGGATGAGCGTAATGGGGATGCACACGGAGATGAGGAGCAGGCAgctgatgaggaggaggaaggtgagggtggtgaggaggaggaggaggaggtagcAGAAGGAGAGACTGCAAATGATGAAGCCACGGAAGGAGAAACAGCAGGAGACGAGGCCCCCGCAGAGGAGGACCAGGCAGTGGAAGAAACAGACGAGGTCACAGAAGACACA CAGGCCCaggcagaggaggaagaagaacag GAGGAAGAGGATTTGCAGTCAGAG GAGGAAGAAGAGCTACGACAGCTTGAG gaagaagaagaggctgAAGTACAAGAG GAGGAAGAGACTGAGTAG
- the sh3bgr gene encoding SH3 domain-binding glutamic acid-rich protein isoform X9, giving the protein MVIKVFLASSSGSTAIKKKQQDVVGFLEALKVDYTQLDIACNEENRMWMRQNVPEEKKPANGIPLPPQIFNENGYCGDYETFFDAKEDNMVYAFLGLPPPPGSKEVPVDERNGDAHGDEEQAADEEEEGEGGEEEEEEVAEGETANDEATEGETAGDEAPAEEDQAVEETDEVTEDTQAQAEEEEEQEEEDLQSEEEEELRQLEEEEEAEVQEEEETE; this is encoded by the exons ATGGTTATCAAAGTATTTCTCGCCTCTTCATCGGGATCCACTGCG ATCAAGAAGAAGCAGCAAGATGTGGTTGGCTTCCTGGAGGCTCTTAAAGTAGACTACACTCAGCTGGACATTGCCTGCAACGAGGAGAACCGCATGTGGATGAGGCAGAATGTCCCTGAGGAGAAGAAGCCTGCCAACGGGATCCCCTTGCCCCCTCagattttcaatgaaaatggcTACTGTGGG GACTATGAAACATTCTTCGATGCAAAGGAGGACAACATGGTGTATGCCTTCCTGGGGCTGCCCCCTCCTCCTGGGTCAAAG GAGGTTCCAGTGGATGAGCGTAATGGGGATGCACACGGAGATGAGGAGCAGGCAgctgatgaggaggaggaaggtgagggtggtgaggaggaggaggaggaggtagcAGAAGGAGAGACTGCAAATGATGAAGCCACGGAAGGAGAAACAGCAGGAGACGAGGCCCCCGCAGAGGAGGACCAGGCAGTGGAAGAAACAGACGAGGTCACAGAAGACACA CAGGCCCaggcagaggaggaagaagaacag GAGGAAGAGGATTTGCAGTCAGAG GAGGAAGAAGAGCTACGACAGCTTGAG gaagaagaagaggctgAAGTACAAGAG GAGGAAGAGACTGAGTAG
- the sh3bgr gene encoding SH3 domain-binding glutamic acid-rich protein isoform X11: MVIKVFLASSSGSTAIKKKQQDVVGFLEALKVDYTQLDIACNEENRMWMRQNVPEEKKPANGIPLPPQIFNENGYCGDYETFFDAKEDNMVYAFLGLPPPPGSKQAQAEEEEEQEEEDLQSEEEEELRQLEEEEEAEVQEEEETE, encoded by the exons ATGGTTATCAAAGTATTTCTCGCCTCTTCATCGGGATCCACTGCG ATCAAGAAGAAGCAGCAAGATGTGGTTGGCTTCCTGGAGGCTCTTAAAGTAGACTACACTCAGCTGGACATTGCCTGCAACGAGGAGAACCGCATGTGGATGAGGCAGAATGTCCCTGAGGAGAAGAAGCCTGCCAACGGGATCCCCTTGCCCCCTCagattttcaatgaaaatggcTACTGTGGG GACTATGAAACATTCTTCGATGCAAAGGAGGACAACATGGTGTATGCCTTCCTGGGGCTGCCCCCTCCTCCTGGGTCAAAG CAGGCCCaggcagaggaggaagaagaacag GAGGAAGAGGATTTGCAGTCAGAG GAGGAAGAAGAGCTACGACAGCTTGAG gaagaagaagaggctgAAGTACAAGAG GAGGAAGAGACTGAGTAG
- the sh3bgr gene encoding SH3 domain-binding glutamic acid-rich protein isoform X3 yields the protein MVIKVFLASSSGSTAIKKKQQDVVGFLEALKVDYTQLDIACNEENRMWMRQNVPEEKKPANGIPLPPQIFNENGYCGDYETFFDAKEDNMVYAFLGLPPPPGSKEAEQADEEHVLENGTHAEETNAEENPDDSIEVPVDERNGDAHGDEEQAADEEEEGEGGEEEEEEVAEGETANDEATEGETAGDEAPAEEDQAVEETDEVTEDTQAQAEEEEEQEEEDLQSEEEEEAEVQEEEETE from the exons ATGGTTATCAAAGTATTTCTCGCCTCTTCATCGGGATCCACTGCG ATCAAGAAGAAGCAGCAAGATGTGGTTGGCTTCCTGGAGGCTCTTAAAGTAGACTACACTCAGCTGGACATTGCCTGCAACGAGGAGAACCGCATGTGGATGAGGCAGAATGTCCCTGAGGAGAAGAAGCCTGCCAACGGGATCCCCTTGCCCCCTCagattttcaatgaaaatggcTACTGTGGG GACTATGAAACATTCTTCGATGCAAAGGAGGACAACATGGTGTATGCCTTCCTGGGGCTGCCCCCTCCTCCTGGGTCAAAG GAAGCAGAACAGGCTGACGAGGAGCATGTTCTGGAGAACGGGACTCATGCTGAGGAAACTAATGCAGAAGAGAACCCTGATGACTCAATA GAGGTTCCAGTGGATGAGCGTAATGGGGATGCACACGGAGATGAGGAGCAGGCAgctgatgaggaggaggaaggtgagggtggtgaggaggaggaggaggaggtagcAGAAGGAGAGACTGCAAATGATGAAGCCACGGAAGGAGAAACAGCAGGAGACGAGGCCCCCGCAGAGGAGGACCAGGCAGTGGAAGAAACAGACGAGGTCACAGAAGACACA CAGGCCCaggcagaggaggaagaagaacag GAGGAAGAGGATTTGCAGTCAGAG gaagaagaagaggctgAAGTACAAGAG GAGGAAGAGACTGAGTAG
- the sh3bgr gene encoding SH3 domain-binding glutamic acid-rich protein isoform X13 — MVIKVFLASSSGSTAIKKKQQDVVGFLEALKVDYTQLDIACNEENRMWMRQNVPEEKKPANGIPLPPQIFNENGYCGDYETFFDAKEDNMVYAFLGLPPPPGSKAQAEEEEEQEEEEAEVQEEEETE, encoded by the exons ATGGTTATCAAAGTATTTCTCGCCTCTTCATCGGGATCCACTGCG ATCAAGAAGAAGCAGCAAGATGTGGTTGGCTTCCTGGAGGCTCTTAAAGTAGACTACACTCAGCTGGACATTGCCTGCAACGAGGAGAACCGCATGTGGATGAGGCAGAATGTCCCTGAGGAGAAGAAGCCTGCCAACGGGATCCCCTTGCCCCCTCagattttcaatgaaaatggcTACTGTGGG GACTATGAAACATTCTTCGATGCAAAGGAGGACAACATGGTGTATGCCTTCCTGGGGCTGCCCCCTCCTCCTGGGTCAAAG GCCCaggcagaggaggaagaagaacag gaagaagaagaggctgAAGTACAAGAG GAGGAAGAGACTGAGTAG
- the sh3bgr gene encoding SH3 domain-binding glutamic acid-rich protein isoform X15, with the protein MVIKVFLASSSGSTAIKKKQQDVVGFLEALKVDYTQLDIACNEENRMWMRQNVPEEKKPANGIPLPPQIFNENGYCGDYETFFDAKEDNMVYAFLGLPPPPGSKAQAEEEEEQEEETE; encoded by the exons ATGGTTATCAAAGTATTTCTCGCCTCTTCATCGGGATCCACTGCG ATCAAGAAGAAGCAGCAAGATGTGGTTGGCTTCCTGGAGGCTCTTAAAGTAGACTACACTCAGCTGGACATTGCCTGCAACGAGGAGAACCGCATGTGGATGAGGCAGAATGTCCCTGAGGAGAAGAAGCCTGCCAACGGGATCCCCTTGCCCCCTCagattttcaatgaaaatggcTACTGTGGG GACTATGAAACATTCTTCGATGCAAAGGAGGACAACATGGTGTATGCCTTCCTGGGGCTGCCCCCTCCTCCTGGGTCAAAG GCCCaggcagaggaggaagaagaacag GAGGAAGAGACTGAGTAG
- the sh3bgr gene encoding SH3 domain-binding glutamic acid-rich protein isoform X14, protein MVIKVFLASSSGSTAIKKKQQDVVGFLEALKVDYTQLDIACNEENRMWMRQNVPEEKKPANGIPLPPQIFNENGYCGDYETFFDAKEDNMVYAFLGLPPPPGSKQAQAEEEEEQEEETE, encoded by the exons ATGGTTATCAAAGTATTTCTCGCCTCTTCATCGGGATCCACTGCG ATCAAGAAGAAGCAGCAAGATGTGGTTGGCTTCCTGGAGGCTCTTAAAGTAGACTACACTCAGCTGGACATTGCCTGCAACGAGGAGAACCGCATGTGGATGAGGCAGAATGTCCCTGAGGAGAAGAAGCCTGCCAACGGGATCCCCTTGCCCCCTCagattttcaatgaaaatggcTACTGTGGG GACTATGAAACATTCTTCGATGCAAAGGAGGACAACATGGTGTATGCCTTCCTGGGGCTGCCCCCTCCTCCTGGGTCAAAG CAGGCCCaggcagaggaggaagaagaacag GAGGAAGAGACTGAGTAG
- the sh3bgr gene encoding SH3 domain-binding glutamic acid-rich protein isoform X12, which translates to MVIKVFLASSSGSTAIKKKQQDVVGFLEALKVDYTQLDIACNEENRMWMRQNVPEEKKPANGIPLPPQIFNENGYCGDYETFFDAKEDNMVYAFLGLPPPPGSKQAQAEEEEEQEEEEAEVQEEEETE; encoded by the exons ATGGTTATCAAAGTATTTCTCGCCTCTTCATCGGGATCCACTGCG ATCAAGAAGAAGCAGCAAGATGTGGTTGGCTTCCTGGAGGCTCTTAAAGTAGACTACACTCAGCTGGACATTGCCTGCAACGAGGAGAACCGCATGTGGATGAGGCAGAATGTCCCTGAGGAGAAGAAGCCTGCCAACGGGATCCCCTTGCCCCCTCagattttcaatgaaaatggcTACTGTGGG GACTATGAAACATTCTTCGATGCAAAGGAGGACAACATGGTGTATGCCTTCCTGGGGCTGCCCCCTCCTCCTGGGTCAAAG CAGGCCCaggcagaggaggaagaagaacag gaagaagaagaggctgAAGTACAAGAG GAGGAAGAGACTGAGTAG
- the sh3bgr gene encoding SH3 domain-binding glutamic acid-rich protein isoform X8, with protein MVIKVFLASSSGSTAIKKKQQDVVGFLEALKVDYTQLDIACNEENRMWMRQNVPEEKKPANGIPLPPQIFNENGYCGDYETFFDAKEDNMVYAFLGLPPPPGSKEAEQADEEHVLENGTHAEETNAEENPDDSIEVPVDERNGDAHGDEEQAADEEEEGEGGEEEEEEVAEGETANDEATEGETAGDEAPAEEDQAVEETDEVTEDTAQAEEEEEQEEETE; from the exons ATGGTTATCAAAGTATTTCTCGCCTCTTCATCGGGATCCACTGCG ATCAAGAAGAAGCAGCAAGATGTGGTTGGCTTCCTGGAGGCTCTTAAAGTAGACTACACTCAGCTGGACATTGCCTGCAACGAGGAGAACCGCATGTGGATGAGGCAGAATGTCCCTGAGGAGAAGAAGCCTGCCAACGGGATCCCCTTGCCCCCTCagattttcaatgaaaatggcTACTGTGGG GACTATGAAACATTCTTCGATGCAAAGGAGGACAACATGGTGTATGCCTTCCTGGGGCTGCCCCCTCCTCCTGGGTCAAAG GAAGCAGAACAGGCTGACGAGGAGCATGTTCTGGAGAACGGGACTCATGCTGAGGAAACTAATGCAGAAGAGAACCCTGATGACTCAATA GAGGTTCCAGTGGATGAGCGTAATGGGGATGCACACGGAGATGAGGAGCAGGCAgctgatgaggaggaggaaggtgagggtggtgaggaggaggaggaggaggtagcAGAAGGAGAGACTGCAAATGATGAAGCCACGGAAGGAGAAACAGCAGGAGACGAGGCCCCCGCAGAGGAGGACCAGGCAGTGGAAGAAACAGACGAGGTCACAGAAGACACA GCCCaggcagaggaggaagaagaacag GAGGAAGAGACTGAGTAG
- the sh3bgr gene encoding SH3 domain-binding glutamic acid-rich protein isoform X6: protein MVIKVFLASSSGSTAIKKKQQDVVGFLEALKVDYTQLDIACNEENRMWMRQNVPEEKKPANGIPLPPQIFNENGYCGDYETFFDAKEDNMVYAFLGLPPPPGSKEAEQADEEHVLENGTHAEETNAEENPDDSIEVPVDERNGDAHGDEEQAADEEEEGEGGEEEEEEVAEGETANDEATEGETAGDEAPAEEDQAVEETDEAQAEEEEEQEEEEAEVQEEEETE, encoded by the exons ATGGTTATCAAAGTATTTCTCGCCTCTTCATCGGGATCCACTGCG ATCAAGAAGAAGCAGCAAGATGTGGTTGGCTTCCTGGAGGCTCTTAAAGTAGACTACACTCAGCTGGACATTGCCTGCAACGAGGAGAACCGCATGTGGATGAGGCAGAATGTCCCTGAGGAGAAGAAGCCTGCCAACGGGATCCCCTTGCCCCCTCagattttcaatgaaaatggcTACTGTGGG GACTATGAAACATTCTTCGATGCAAAGGAGGACAACATGGTGTATGCCTTCCTGGGGCTGCCCCCTCCTCCTGGGTCAAAG GAAGCAGAACAGGCTGACGAGGAGCATGTTCTGGAGAACGGGACTCATGCTGAGGAAACTAATGCAGAAGAGAACCCTGATGACTCAATA GAGGTTCCAGTGGATGAGCGTAATGGGGATGCACACGGAGATGAGGAGCAGGCAgctgatgaggaggaggaaggtgagggtggtgaggaggaggaggaggaggtagcAGAAGGAGAGACTGCAAATGATGAAGCCACGGAAGGAGAAACAGCAGGAGACGAGGCCCCCGCAGAGGAGGACCAGGCAGTGGAAGAAACAGACGAG GCCCaggcagaggaggaagaagaacag gaagaagaagaggctgAAGTACAAGAG GAGGAAGAGACTGAGTAG
- the sh3bgr gene encoding SH3 domain-binding glutamic acid-rich protein isoform X5 has protein sequence MVIKVFLASSSGSTAIKKKQQDVVGFLEALKVDYTQLDIACNEENRMWMRQNVPEEKKPANGIPLPPQIFNENGYCGDYETFFDAKEDNMVYAFLGLPPPPGSKEAEQADEEHVLENGTHAEETNAEENPDDSIEVPVDERNGDAHGDEEQAADEEEEGEGGEEEEEEVAEGETANDEATEGETAGDEAPAEEDQAVEETDEVTEDTAQAEEEEEQEEEEAEVQEEEETE, from the exons ATGGTTATCAAAGTATTTCTCGCCTCTTCATCGGGATCCACTGCG ATCAAGAAGAAGCAGCAAGATGTGGTTGGCTTCCTGGAGGCTCTTAAAGTAGACTACACTCAGCTGGACATTGCCTGCAACGAGGAGAACCGCATGTGGATGAGGCAGAATGTCCCTGAGGAGAAGAAGCCTGCCAACGGGATCCCCTTGCCCCCTCagattttcaatgaaaatggcTACTGTGGG GACTATGAAACATTCTTCGATGCAAAGGAGGACAACATGGTGTATGCCTTCCTGGGGCTGCCCCCTCCTCCTGGGTCAAAG GAAGCAGAACAGGCTGACGAGGAGCATGTTCTGGAGAACGGGACTCATGCTGAGGAAACTAATGCAGAAGAGAACCCTGATGACTCAATA GAGGTTCCAGTGGATGAGCGTAATGGGGATGCACACGGAGATGAGGAGCAGGCAgctgatgaggaggaggaaggtgagggtggtgaggaggaggaggaggaggtagcAGAAGGAGAGACTGCAAATGATGAAGCCACGGAAGGAGAAACAGCAGGAGACGAGGCCCCCGCAGAGGAGGACCAGGCAGTGGAAGAAACAGACGAGGTCACAGAAGACACA GCCCaggcagaggaggaagaagaacag gaagaagaagaggctgAAGTACAAGAG GAGGAAGAGACTGAGTAG